In the genome of Pontibacter actiniarum, the window CACCACCAGCCCGCCACACTCTACGCAGCTCATTGGCCTCAAGTTAAAGAAGAAGTACAACCTGCCCTGGATTGCGGACCTGCGCGACCCCTGGACGAACATCCACTACTACGACCAGCTGTACCACACCGCGCTGGCCAAACGCCTCGACGAAAAGTACGAGCGGCAGGTGCTGGAGCAGGCCGACGCCATTATCGTGACAAGCGAGGACACCAAGCGCCTCTTCCTGAACAAGCCGGCAAGTATAGCGGTGGACAAAATCCACGTGATCCCGAACGGGTATGACGCGGCGGACTTTACCTTCCAGAGCAAGCCGCCGAAGGATGAGTTTCTTATTACGTACACCGGCACGATAACCGAGAACTATAACATTGATGTCTTCCTGAAGGTACTGGCGCACCTGCTATCGCTGCACAGCGAGATCAACTATAAGCTGCGGTTTGTGGGCAAGGTATCGGAGGGCATGAAAAAGCGCATCGAGAAGGCGGGGGTGCTGGGCATTACCGAGTTTGTGCCGTATGTGCCGCACCAGGAATCTATTAAGTATATGATGGAGAGCACGGTGCTCTTCCTGGCTATCGCCGATGTGGAGAATGTGTACGCCAACGTACCGGGTAAGCTGTTTGAGTACCTGGCCTCCAACAAGCCGATCGTCGCCCTCGGGCCGGTTCACTCAGACATGGACCGCATTATAGATGAGTGCGGAGCCGGCCGGCTGTTTCACTACACCGCCTATGACCTGATGCTGGACCACATGAACCAGTGGAGCAAAGCATGGAAGATTAACCCGAACCTGGACCTGCCGTATATCAACCACTCCCGCTTCTCCCGGGAGGCGCTCACGCAGGAACTGGCCGCAATTGTAAAGCAACTGGTGCGCTAACTTACGGCACGCCATAGCACATACTTGGCAGGCCGCGCTTTACTGCACCCGCAGTAGCGCTGCCTGCCTTCTTTTTTACGGCACCTCCCGCCCCGGCTTGGCCGACTTCGCTTTGAAATCGTAAAAAGGCGCAAATCACCCCTTCCGTTACCTTTTGACTGTTAGCGGCTAGCACGGATGCCTGCCCCTCGCAAAGGGGCCAGCTCAAAAGTTTGAAGTCGTAGGGCTTCCTTTGTCTCCGTGGAGTGATTTGCATATTGTTTCAACATTTACGGTTTATAACGACAGTACCTAAATGATGAATACGCTTTCCTATAGCCACGGCGTCAGCACCACGCCTCTCCGTGGCGAAACCATTGGCCAGAGCCTGCGAAACACAGTTGAAAAGCACGGAGCCCGTGAAGCGCTCGTGATGGTGACGCAAAACTACCGCGCCACTTACCAGGAGCTTTGGGAGCAGGTAGAGCAGGTGGCGAAAAGCCTCCTCGCCTACGGCATCCAGAAGGGCGACCGTGTCGGCATCTGGTCCCCGAACCGCTATGAGTGGGTGCTGGTCCAGTTCGCCACCGCCCGTGTGGGCGCCATCCTCGTGAACATCAACCCGGCCTACAAAACACAGGACCTGCAGTACGCCCTGCGCCAGAGCCAGATAAAGCTGCTTATTGCCGCCCCCAACTTCCGCCACACCAATTATGTGGAGATGCTGGACCAGGTGCGCCCGCACTGCGAGTACCCGGAGCAGACGGTTATCCTGGAGCGCGACTGGGAGGCTTTTCTCCGTGCAGGCCACAGCATTAGAACCGCAGATCTGGAAGAGCGGGAGCAAACGCTGCAGTTCGACGACCCGATCAACATCCAATACACCTCCGGCACTACCGGCTTTCCGAAGGGCGCCACGCTCTCGCACCACAACATCCTGAACAACGGCTTTTTTATCGGGCAAATCCTGAGGTACACCGAACAGGACAAGGTATGCATCCCGGTGCCTTTTTACCATTGCTTCGGCATGGTGATCGGCAATTTAGCCTGTATCACACACGGCGCCTGCATGGTGATAACCGGCGAGAGCTTCGACCCTGAGGTTGTGATGCAAACCGTGCAGGATGAAAAATGCACCTCCCTGTATGGCGTGCCCACCATGTTCATTGCGGAGCTGGACCACCCGGGCTTCCACAAGTATGATTTCTCCACACTGCGCACCGGCGTGATGGCCGGATCGAACTGCCCGATAGATACCATGAAAAAAGTGCAGCAGAAAATGAACATGCGCGAGGTGACGGTGTGCTACGGCATGACCGAAACGAGCCCTGTATCGCTCCAAAGCCGCACAGACGACCCGCTGGAGAAACGTGTCGCTACCGTCGGCACCGTGCACCCGCACCTCGAGGTAAAAATCGTAGACCCGGAAACGGACCAAGTAGTGCCGCGTGGGCAGCGCGGAGAACTCTGCACCCGTGGCTACTCCGTCATGCTGGGTTACTGGGACATGCCCGAGGCCACTGCCCGTGCCATTCGCAACGGCTGGATGCACACCGGCGATCTGGCGGTAATGGATGAAGAGGGCTACGTGCAGATTGTGGGCCGCATAAAGGACCTGATCATCAGGGGAGGCGAAAACATAGCGCCGCGCGAGATAGAAGAGTTTTTGATGACGCACAGGGCCATCGTAGATGTACAGGTAATTGGAGTGCCGGATGCCAAGTATGGCGAAGAAGTAATGGCCTGGGTTAAGCTGCGGGACGGGCACAGTCCTTTACCGGAAGAAATCCGTGAGTATTGCAAAGGCAAAATTGCCACCTTCAAGATCCCGAAATACTGGAAATTTGTGGATGAGTTCCCTATGACTGTTACTGGTAAGGTCAGGCAGATAGAAATGCGGGAGATCTCGGCCAAGGAGCTGGGGCTGTAGCGGCCGGCAGCAAGTATAAATACCATCATACAAAGGCAGTCTATATACAGGCTGCCTTTATTTGTTGCTGCGCGCAACTCAGCTAAAACGCCCCGTGCACCCTTACGTTAAAATAAGTATCTTGCAGCACGATTGGGTGACTATTTTGTGCCCGGCGTATAAAGCAAAAAATTAAGAAATGGCATTAGACCTTAACAACAAGGCTATACTGGTTACGGGCGGCACAGGCTCTTTTGGGAAAAAGTTTGTGGAGATGGTATACGAGCGGTTCCCAAATGTGAAGCGCCTGGTTATCTACTCCCGCGATGAGCTGAAGCAGTTTGAGATGTCGCAGGTTTTCCCGCACAGCAAGTATAACTCTGTCAGATATTTTATTGGTGATGTACGTGATGGAGAGCGCTTTAAACGTGCCTGCGAAGGCATTGATATTATAGTGCATGCTGCAGCGCTGAAGCAGGTGCCTGCAGCAGAGTACAACCCCATGGAGTGTATCAAGACTAACGTACTAGGAGCTGAGAATGTGATTAATGCTGCGTTGGACTGTGGTGTGAAGGATGTGGTGGCGCTTTCTACCGACAAGGCCGCTGCCCCTATCAACCTTTATGGTGCCACTAAACTATGCTCTGATAAATTGTTTGTAGCGGCCAACAACATGCGTGGCAAGCGTGACATCAGGTTTTCAGTGGTGCGCTACGGTAACGTGATCGGCTCCAGAGGCTCTGTGGTACCATTCTTTATGAAGAAGCGTGCCGATGGCGTTCTGCCTATCACACACCCTGACATGACTCGTTTTAACATCTCTTTAGAGGAAGGTGTAGAACTGGTGTTTCATGCGCTGGAGAACCATTGGGGCGGTGAGATTTTTGTGCCGAAGATCCCGTCTTACCGCATCACAGATGTAGCCGAAGCTATTGGCCCAAAGTGTGAGCAAGAGATTGTAGGTATTCGCCCGGGCGAAAAACTGCACGAGGAGATGATTACCGAAACTGACTCACTAAATACAGTGGAGCTGGAGAAAAACTATGTTATACTTCCATCTACCCCAACCTGGAACACAGATGAGTTTCTGAAGGCACACAATGGCCGTATGGTAGAAATGGGCTTTAAGTATAACTCCGGCACCAATACCGATTGGCTATCTGTGGAGCAGCTGCGCGAGCAGATTCGGCAGCACGTTGACCCTAGTTTTACTGTTTAGGCAGACATAAGTATCAAGACACAAGATTTTATAACTCGTGACTCAGAATTCAGAACTCAAAACTAACAAACCGATCCCCTACGGTCGCCAGAACATCACCGAAGATGATATTGCGGCTGTGGTAGAAACGCTGCAGTCAGACTATCTGACGCAGGGACCCAAGGTGGCAGAGTTTGAAAATGCCTTTGCAAAGTATGTTGGAGCAAAGTATGCAGTTGCTGTAAGCAACGGAACGGCTGCCTTGCACCTTTGTACGATGGCACTGGGTGTGAATGAGGAGTCGCGGGTAATAACTACTCCTATTACTTTTGTAGCCTCTGCTAACTGCGTGCGCTACTGTGGTGGTACTGTAGAGTTTGCTGACATAGATCTAAACACCGCCTTGCTTAGTGTGGAGAAGGTGCGGGAGTTGATTGAGAGCAAACCAAAAGGGTACTACAGCGGCATCATTCCAGTAGATTTTGCCGGCAACCCGGTTAACCTGGAGGAGTTCAGAAAGTTGGCTGATGCGCACGGGCTTTGGATTATAGAGGATGCTGCGCACTCTCCCGGCGGCTACTTCATCGACAGCAAAGGCCAAAAGCAGCTTTGCGGCAACGGCCAGTTCGCAGATCTTGCCATCTTCTCTTTCCATCCTGTTAAACACATCGCTACTGGCGAGGGCGGCATGGTGACGACGAATGACGAAGCGCTGTACAAAAAGCTTCTGCTCTACCGCACCCATGGCATCACGCGCGATCCGGAGCTATTGGAAGAGAACCACGGAGGCTGGTACATGGAGATGCAGGAACTGGGCTATAACTACCGCATTCCGGACATGCTTTGCGCGCTGGGTATTTCTCAACTGCAGCGTGCGGATGCTGGGATGGCCAGAAGAAGAGGCATTGCCAAAGTGTATGATAAAGCTTTCGCCGAAGTGGCAGGCATAGAGACCTTGCAGACAACTCCTGCCGCGCTACATGATGACGAAACTGGCCATGCCTATCACCTCTACGTGATCAAGGTGCAAGACCGCAAAGGCCTGTACGACTTCCTGCGTGGGCACAACATCTTTGCACAGGTGCACTACATTCCGGCACACACCATGCCTTATTATCGTAATCTCGGCTACCAGAAAGGAGACTTTCCTGCAGCCGAGCAGTATTACAGCGAGTGCTTGAGCCTGCCCATGTACCCTACCCTGACTCATGAAGAGCAAGAGTTTGTAATTGAAAAGGTGAAGGAGTTTGTGCAGAAGTGAGCAGCATAGCCATCATACCAGCTCGCGGGGGTAGCAAGCGCATCCCCAGAAAAAACATCAAAAGCTTTCTGGGCGAACCTATTATCACCTATTCTATCAAGGCAGCACTTATGTCAGGCCTTTTTGATGAGGTGATGGTCTCTACAGATGATGAGGAAATTGCCCAAGTGGCTAGAGACAGTGGGGCAACTGTCCCATTCTTGCGTAGCGCTGCCGCCTCCGACGACTTTGCATCGACGGCCCAAGTGCTTGAGGAGGTGTTAACAAGCTATAAAAACCAAGGCAGAACTTTTGATCAGGGCTGCTGCATCTACCCTACCGCTCCCTTTGTTACTGCTCAGCTGTTGGACTTGGCGCACGCCAGGCTCAGTGAGGGAGACTTCGACACGGTATTTCCGGTGCTGCGCTACAGCTATCCGATCTGGCGCAGTCTAAAAGTAGAAGAAGGAAAAGCGCTGATGAATTGGCCAGAGCACCTGCAGAGCCGCTCTCAGGACCTGCCGCATGCTTTTCACGATGCAGGCCAGTTTTATTGGTTCAGGGTGGAGAGTTTTCTAAAGAAGCGTGTTCTGTTTACCGACAACTCTGGTGTAGTAGAGCTCTCGGAGCTGGAGGCGCAGGACATCGACAGCGAAACGGATTGGAAACTGGCTGAGCTAAAGTATAAACTGCTATATAACCTTGACTGACACAGGAATTAAACGAAAGCCACGCATCATCTTCAGAGCTGACGGAGGCGCCAGTATAGGACTTGGGCACGTAGTGCGTACTCTCGCACTTGCCCAAATGTTATCAAGCGACTTCGAGTGTATCTTTGCTATACAGCAGCCCAGCAAAGAACTGCAGCAGCAGATAAGTGAAGTATGTGACGGACTCATCAGTCTTCCGGCATGTACCCCAGAGGAAGAGCGCTTTGTGCATGAGCTCGATGCTTATATATCTGAAGAGGAAATCGTAGTATTAGACGGCTACAGCTTTGGCACTGCATATCAGAAAAGTATCAAGGCTAAAGGAGCCACACTGGTATGTATAGATGACATACATCACTACCCATTTGTGGCAGATGCAGTCATCAACCACGGTACTTTAGACCCTGCTCCCTACCAGGTAGCTTATTTTACGAAGCTTCTACTCGGGCTTAAGTATGCGCTGCTTCGTCCGCCCTTTTTGGCTAAGGACAATAAAGTTAAAACTGGCAAGGGTATATTTCTTTGTTTTGGAGGCTCAGATCCTCAAAATTTAACGCAGCGCTACCTCTCCTTCATTATAGATGCTGGAATAAAAGCTCCGGTACAAGTGGTTGTTGGCAGCGCCTATACTTACTTCGACGAGCTGCAGGCCTATGTGAGGCAGCAAAGAAAAGATATAAAAATCACCCTTCACCAGAACGTGTCAGCCCAGGAGTTGGCACAGGTGATTGGCTCATGTAAAATAGCTGTAGTGCCCGGAAGCAGTATAGCTTTAGAGTGTGCAGGTTTAGGGCTTCACCTCGTTTGCGGGTACTATGTAGACAACCAGAAAGGAATCCTAAAGATGCTGACAGATGCTGGTGTCGCTGTGAATCTTGGAAACCTACAGGAAGCTAGCAGTGACATGTTTTCAGAAGCGCTTCTTCAGGCTCAGCAGCAAGGGAAGGAAGTTACTGGGCAACTTTTTGCAGGCAACAGTCCTGCCCATAACCTCCTAAAGGAATTTAAAAAACTCAGTACAGCTGCCCAGCTGCAAATAAGAGAGGCACAAGAAGCTGATGTTGAGCTATACTTTAACTGGGCTAACGACCCCGAGACAAGGGCAAACGCTATTAACCAGGACCCTATACTTTACAACAGCCATGTGCAGTGGTACAATGGCAAAATCAAATCAGCACAAAGTTACCTGTACCTGCTTAGCCTGCAGGATGCACCAGTAGGTCAGGTAAGGTTTGATGCCGAGGGAGATGCCTTTTTAATCGACTATTCAGTTGCTCCAGAGCATCGCGGGCTTGGGCTGGGCAGGTCGGGATTAATCAAGGCTATCGAGCAATTAAAGAAAGCTGAAAGTGCGGCTCCACTACTGCTGAAGGCATTGGTAAAAGACACCAACGTGGCTTCCAAAGCTGTTTTTGAAAGTTTGCATTTCAAGCGGACTGGCCATGAAAGTATAAATCAAGAGGATTATACGCAGTACGAATTAAGGATTGCCTAAAGAGCAGTATAAGCTACTTGTCTGCTGGGTAAAACGAAGACTATAATCATGAAGAAAATACCTTTAAGTGATTCATCTTATTTTATAGGAGAGTCACTCACGATCGGAGAGAATTTTGAGGTCGGAAATAATACAGTTATCAGGGCGACCAACTGTGTCATTGGTGATAATGTCAGGATTGGTTCTGATAATAAATTTCTGATCGGTGAAAGCCTCTCCATAGGGTCTAACTCTATCATCGGAAACGCAAATGACTTTACGGCAATTACCTGTGAATTTGGCGAGTACCTTTTCCTGGACTCACATGTGCTTGTAGGCCACGGTGGTAAGTTCAGTTATGATTCACGGCTAAGTGTGGGGCCATACTGTATGATATGTGCCTATACTAAAATCAACGTAAACTATAGTGTTAAAATTGGTGCCGGAGTGGGTCTGGGTGAGTATGTGGATATTTGGACTCATGGTTCATACCCTCCTGTCTTAGAAGGCTTCCCTGCTCAGTTTGGCCCTGTTGTTTTAGGAGATAATGTATGGCTGCCAGCCAAAAGCACTGTGCTGCCTAACGTTACCATAGGTGATCATGTGGTGATCGGTGTTAACTCCGTCATCAACAAAAGCTTGCCCTCTGGTTGCCTTGCCGGTGGAATCCCGGCAAAGGTTCTAAGAGAAAATTTGTACCCTTCGGTTGACGCTGAAAGAAACAGAAAGCTTGTCTATGAGATTATTGAGGAGTACGGTAGGCTGTCTGCCTTCAAAGGGTTTGAGGCAAAAATCGAATTTGATCCACAGCAAATGACGATACAATTTGATGAAGCTCTGTTTGCTTTGGAAAACAAGGAGCTTACCGGGACTATAAATGAGAAAGTGGAAGACTTTAGGGACTTCCTGAGAAGAAGAGGAATCAAATTTTACACAGGGCAGCCTTTTAAATCAATTCTTCCTCCATGTTATGCAAAGCTGTTGAATTATGAAGCATAGTATTAAAATAGGAAACAGAACCATCAGCAGCACAAGTCCTTGCTTTATTATTGCGGAGCTATCATGCAACCACCAGCAAGACTATGACCTTGCTGTGCAGACAGTACACGCCATGAAGGAAGCAGGAGCCGACTGTGTGAAACTACAGACTGTGCAGCCAGGCTCCATCACCATCCAATCCGATAAGAAAGATTTTAGAATTGGAGGGGGTACGCTCTGGGACGGCAAAACCCTCTTTGATCTTTACTCAGAGGTTTACACTCCCTGGGAATGGCACGAGCCGCTAAAAAAACTTACCGAAGATCTGGGTATGGTGTTTTTCAGCTCTCCTTTCGACCCTGAAGCAGTTGACTTTTTGGATTCCCTGGAAGTACCTGCCTACAAGATAGCTTCCTTCGAAATTACCGACATCCCGCTTATCAAACATGTAGCTGCAAAAGGCAAACCTGTCATCATATCGACTGGTATAGCCCGCGAAGAAGATATAGACGATGCTGTTGCTGCCTGTAAGGAGGCCGGTAACGAGCAGGTCATTCTGCTTAAGTGCACTTCGGCTTATCCTACTCCTATGGAAGAAGTAAACCTGAGAGGGATCAACACCTTACGTGCTAAGTATGATTGTGTGGTTGGTCTGTCAGACCATACCGAAGGAAGCCTTATACCTGTAGGCGCCGTAGCGCTTGGGGCTAAAGTGGTAGAGAAACACTTTATACTTGACAGGGCCCTTGGCGGCCCGGATGCTGCTTTCTCTATGGAGCCTCAGGAGTTCAAAGAAATGGTTGACAGCATCCGCAACCTGGAGACAGCCATGGGTACAGAACAGCTTGTGATCTCAGAACGTGTAGCGAAAAACAGGCAGTTTGCCAGGTCCTTGTATGTCGTGCAGGATGTTAAAAAAGGAGATACCTTTACAAAACAAAATATTCGCTCTATCAGGCCCGGGCACGGCATGAAGCCAAAGTACCTGCCTACCATTATAGGCAAGACCGCCGCAACCGACATAGAGAGAGGCACTCCCCTTTCTGAAGACTTGATTTCATAATAATGCTGGATTTCTTAAAGAACAAGAGGATAATGGTGGTGGTGGCCCATCCGGACGACGAGTTGCTTGGACTGGGAGCCACCATGCATAAGCTGATAAACCTGTGTCAGGTTAAGACGCATGTGGTTATACTTGGCGAGGGCATTACTTCCAGGGCTGACCAACGCGACGCCACCTTATGGGAGCAAGAACTGGCCACACACAGGCAAAACATTAAGAGCGCTCAAGAGGCCATAGGCTACCACAGCGTGCAAGCGTATGACTTCCCGGACAACAGGTTTGACTCTGTTGCACTTTTAGATATCATAAAAGTTGTAGAGCGGGAAAAGCAACAGTTCAAGCCTGACGTGATTTTCACGCACCATGGCGGCGATGTGAACGTTGACCATCAGCGAACGTTTGAAGCGATCATAACAGCCTGTCGCCCTATGGAGCACGAGCAGGTTTCTACAATAATCACCTTCGAAACACCTTCCGGCACAGAATGGCGAGCGCCCTCAGACCCAAGGCATTTTCTACCTAACCTCTTTTTTGAAGTGGCTAAAGAAGATGTTGAGGCTAAGATAAAGGGAATGGAGAGCTATGAATTTGAAAAAAGGCCCTACCCCCACCCTCGCTCACCAGAAGCGTTAACCATACAGGCACAACGTTGGGGCGTAGCTGTAGGTGCAGCCTATGCAGAGGCCTTCATGCTGATCAGGCACATTGCCAAAGGCTAATTCCCTAGCCTTTGCTGAATTAAAGTAGACATGCGTAACGGGTACAGTATCTATAGCAGTATTTTACATACATTTTTCTCTGAGCAATTTCTGCGTTTACCGGAAAGTGTAAAGCAAAATGTATCGCCTGCAAAACCATGGATGCGCCTGTTTAGAATGGCAGGCTATACGATACTGCGCCTGTTCGGCAATCTGTTTCGTTCATCAGAAAACAGCAAAAAATTAAAAGGGAAAGTATGGCTGTATGTTGTCAGCCAAAATAATTACGACAGCCTGAAGTTTTTAGAAGATAGCCTTCCTTATAGCATATTCGTAGCAGGCCAGGGTAAGAAGCTCGGCAAGTATAAAAATGATGCGCAGCGTGTTTCTTTACGCCGCAAAGTGTTTTACTACTACAAATATATTCCGCTTCTCATCCAGTTTCTAAAGTATAAACCAGAAAGTACCAAACGCTTTTTTGATATACTATACGATGCTGTAGGTTTTTATGAGGTCTACAGGTACAAGCTGCGAAAGTATAAGCCTAGTGCCATTGTGTTTGCCAACGATCATAATGCAGACGCCCGTGCCATGCTTTTAGCAGCCAAAAGCCTTGGAATAAAAACCATTTATATTCAGCATGCCAGTGTAAGTTCTTTCTTCCCGCCGCTGCAGTTCGACCTCAGCTTACTGGAGGGCCAGGACTCACTGGATAAGTATAAGCTTTGCGGGCCTGTAGCAGGTCGTGTAGAATTGGTGGGAATGCCGAAAGCCGATAAATACCTGACTAATCGAAACAGCCGCCAGCACATCCATACAGTAGGAATAGGCTGCAATCTTCTTGATAACCCTCAGAAGATTAAGAGCTTGCTACAGGTATTAAGCAATGCTTTTCCTGACATACATTTCATACTGCGCCCCCACCCGAGGGATAGCAGAGATTTAGCTGCTCTTGCTGGCGGGGCAAAAAACATCATCCTTTCTGACAGTAGCAAAGAGCCTGTATTCGAGTACCTGCAACAGTTGGATGTGCAGATAAGCGGGAATTCCGGCATTCACCTGGAGGCAGTTTTGCTTAATGTCTGGAGTATCTACTACGATTTTAACCCTGCGCAGCAACTGAATGATTACTATGGGTTTGTGCAAAATGGATTAGTAGATGTGGCTAATTCTTCAGAAGAGCTTATAAAGCTTATCAACTCAAACCTCCATTCAAAGCCTGATGTTGTAACCCGTGCACAATACCACAACGCTACAGTTGGCACCAAACAAGAAGGTAATAGCGCAGAAATATCCACTCAATACATAAAGCATTTCCTAGAATCTTAATTTTGCTAGATATTAGGATTTTTGTACCTCTTTTATTTACAACTTAACCCTAAATGCGTAGCCCCTATCAAAGAGTCCTGCTGTTTTTCCTATCTGTTGCCATTTTACCGTTGTGTATTTTTTCACAGGGCTCTTAAAACGCTTTGTAACTAGATGGCATTAATGATAACGTTGAACTTGGCACAAATAACAGAGGAATTACTAACCAAGTAAGTGTTGAGGTTTGGATTAAAACAAGGTTTTGGGCCAGCATCAGTAAGGTATGAAAAACGCATCGCAGCAGCTTAAACTGCTAAAATTTTCACCTTTCACAACCCTCTGCATTTACTACCTTTGTAGTTCAACTCAAGTATAAATGAGCAGAACACTACAGCGCGAGGGCATCTGGAACACGGCAATTTCTTATGCCGGCATTCTAATCGGGTACGTCAACACGATTCTGCTCTTCCCTAACATCCTGGATGAGTCACAGGTGGGCCTGACACGCCTGCTGCTGTCTATTTCGGTGATGTACGCGCAGTTCTCGGCACTAGGCTTCGTGAACATGAGCGTGCGCTACTTTCCGTATTTTCGTGATAAGGACAAGGCGCACAATGGCTTTCTGTTTCTGCTGCTCTCGGTTCCGCTGCTCGGGTTTATACTTAGCACTGCGGTTTTCCTGCTGTTCAA includes:
- the pseG gene encoding UDP-2,4-diacetamido-2,4,6-trideoxy-beta-L-altropyranose hydrolase, which encodes MTDTGIKRKPRIIFRADGGASIGLGHVVRTLALAQMLSSDFECIFAIQQPSKELQQQISEVCDGLISLPACTPEEERFVHELDAYISEEEIVVLDGYSFGTAYQKSIKAKGATLVCIDDIHHYPFVADAVINHGTLDPAPYQVAYFTKLLLGLKYALLRPPFLAKDNKVKTGKGIFLCFGGSDPQNLTQRYLSFIIDAGIKAPVQVVVGSAYTYFDELQAYVRQQRKDIKITLHQNVSAQELAQVIGSCKIAVVPGSSIALECAGLGLHLVCGYYVDNQKGILKMLTDAGVAVNLGNLQEASSDMFSEALLQAQQQGKEVTGQLFAGNSPAHNLLKEFKKLSTAAQLQIREAQEADVELYFNWANDPETRANAINQDPILYNSHVQWYNGKIKSAQSYLYLLSLQDAPVGQVRFDAEGDAFLIDYSVAPEHRGLGLGRSGLIKAIEQLKKAESAAPLLLKALVKDTNVASKAVFESLHFKRTGHESINQEDYTQYELRIA
- a CDS encoding glycosyltransferase family 4 protein, which gives rise to MKETDLTDLLYISYYWPPSGGPGVQRGLKFCKYLPQFGVQPTVLTVDEKQASYPLLDETFVQEVPEGLPVHRTATSEPFEYYKKLSGKKEIPYSGFANQQTKDNLVDKLFKFVRGNLFIPDARVGWNKHALRKADELLQSGKYKAIVTTSPPHSTQLIGLKLKKKYNLPWIADLRDPWTNIHYYDQLYHTALAKRLDEKYERQVLEQADAIIVTSEDTKRLFLNKPASIAVDKIHVIPNGYDAADFTFQSKPPKDEFLITYTGTITENYNIDVFLKVLAHLLSLHSEINYKLRFVGKVSEGMKKRIEKAGVLGITEFVPYVPHQESIKYMMESTVLFLAIADVENVYANVPGKLFEYLASNKPIVALGPVHSDMDRIIDECGAGRLFHYTAYDLMLDHMNQWSKAWKINPNLDLPYINHSRFSREALTQELAAIVKQLVR
- the pseI gene encoding pseudaminic acid synthase produces the protein MKHSIKIGNRTISSTSPCFIIAELSCNHQQDYDLAVQTVHAMKEAGADCVKLQTVQPGSITIQSDKKDFRIGGGTLWDGKTLFDLYSEVYTPWEWHEPLKKLTEDLGMVFFSSPFDPEAVDFLDSLEVPAYKIASFEITDIPLIKHVAAKGKPVIISTGIAREEDIDDAVAACKEAGNEQVILLKCTSAYPTPMEEVNLRGINTLRAKYDCVVGLSDHTEGSLIPVGAVALGAKVVEKHFILDRALGGPDAAFSMEPQEFKEMVDSIRNLETAMGTEQLVISERVAKNRQFARSLYVVQDVKKGDTFTKQNIRSIRPGHGMKPKYLPTIIGKTAATDIERGTPLSEDLIS
- a CDS encoding AMP-binding protein; the encoded protein is MMNTLSYSHGVSTTPLRGETIGQSLRNTVEKHGAREALVMVTQNYRATYQELWEQVEQVAKSLLAYGIQKGDRVGIWSPNRYEWVLVQFATARVGAILVNINPAYKTQDLQYALRQSQIKLLIAAPNFRHTNYVEMLDQVRPHCEYPEQTVILERDWEAFLRAGHSIRTADLEEREQTLQFDDPINIQYTSGTTGFPKGATLSHHNILNNGFFIGQILRYTEQDKVCIPVPFYHCFGMVIGNLACITHGACMVITGESFDPEVVMQTVQDEKCTSLYGVPTMFIAELDHPGFHKYDFSTLRTGVMAGSNCPIDTMKKVQQKMNMREVTVCYGMTETSPVSLQSRTDDPLEKRVATVGTVHPHLEVKIVDPETDQVVPRGQRGELCTRGYSVMLGYWDMPEATARAIRNGWMHTGDLAVMDEEGYVQIVGRIKDLIIRGGENIAPREIEEFLMTHRAIVDVQVIGVPDAKYGEEVMAWVKLRDGHSPLPEEIREYCKGKIATFKIPKYWKFVDEFPMTVTGKVRQIEMREISAKELGL
- the pseC gene encoding UDP-4-amino-4,6-dideoxy-N-acetyl-beta-L-altrosamine transaminase, which codes for MTQNSELKTNKPIPYGRQNITEDDIAAVVETLQSDYLTQGPKVAEFENAFAKYVGAKYAVAVSNGTAALHLCTMALGVNEESRVITTPITFVASANCVRYCGGTVEFADIDLNTALLSVEKVRELIESKPKGYYSGIIPVDFAGNPVNLEEFRKLADAHGLWIIEDAAHSPGGYFIDSKGQKQLCGNGQFADLAIFSFHPVKHIATGEGGMVTTNDEALYKKLLLYRTHGITRDPELLEENHGGWYMEMQELGYNYRIPDMLCALGISQLQRADAGMARRRGIAKVYDKAFAEVAGIETLQTTPAALHDDETGHAYHLYVIKVQDRKGLYDFLRGHNIFAQVHYIPAHTMPYYRNLGYQKGDFPAAEQYYSECLSLPMYPTLTHEEQEFVIEKVKEFVQK
- a CDS encoding PIG-L deacetylase family protein; amino-acid sequence: MLDFLKNKRIMVVVAHPDDELLGLGATMHKLINLCQVKTHVVILGEGITSRADQRDATLWEQELATHRQNIKSAQEAIGYHSVQAYDFPDNRFDSVALLDIIKVVEREKQQFKPDVIFTHHGGDVNVDHQRTFEAIITACRPMEHEQVSTIITFETPSGTEWRAPSDPRHFLPNLFFEVAKEDVEAKIKGMESYEFEKRPYPHPRSPEALTIQAQRWGVAVGAAYAEAFMLIRHIAKG
- the pseF gene encoding pseudaminic acid cytidylyltransferase; the encoded protein is MSSIAIIPARGGSKRIPRKNIKSFLGEPIITYSIKAALMSGLFDEVMVSTDDEEIAQVARDSGATVPFLRSAAASDDFASTAQVLEEVLTSYKNQGRTFDQGCCIYPTAPFVTAQLLDLAHARLSEGDFDTVFPVLRYSYPIWRSLKVEEGKALMNWPEHLQSRSQDLPHAFHDAGQFYWFRVESFLKKRVLFTDNSGVVELSELEAQDIDSETDWKLAELKYKLLYNLD
- the pseB gene encoding UDP-N-acetylglucosamine 4,6-dehydratase (inverting), whose translation is MALDLNNKAILVTGGTGSFGKKFVEMVYERFPNVKRLVIYSRDELKQFEMSQVFPHSKYNSVRYFIGDVRDGERFKRACEGIDIIVHAAALKQVPAAEYNPMECIKTNVLGAENVINAALDCGVKDVVALSTDKAAAPINLYGATKLCSDKLFVAANNMRGKRDIRFSVVRYGNVIGSRGSVVPFFMKKRADGVLPITHPDMTRFNISLEEGVELVFHALENHWGGEIFVPKIPSYRITDVAEAIGPKCEQEIVGIRPGEKLHEEMITETDSLNTVELEKNYVILPSTPTWNTDEFLKAHNGRMVEMGFKYNSGTNTDWLSVEQLREQIRQHVDPSFTV